In Syntrophobacterales bacterium, the DNA window TTTGCGCACGGAAAAGCCAAAGCCGCCCAGACGCCGCCCCAGCGCGAAATACTGGCCATGAACAAAGGACAACAGGCCGCTTTTCTCTATATGAAACTTGCCCTTTCCATCAATCAGCCCGGTCGAGACCTGGACGGCGACCACCTCTGCCATAAACAGCGTATGCGAACCAAGCTCCAGCGATTTATTTACGATACATTCGATGTTGATCGGACATTCGCTGACGATCGGCGCCCTTACCCTCAGCGCCCTTTGGGACGTTAACCCGGCGCCGGCAAACTTGTCCTCGTCCCGCCCGGAAACAACGCCGCACCAGTCCACCGCCCGGGCAAGTTTCAATGAGGGCACATTGACCACAAATTCGCCGGTAGTGCGGATAATCTCATAGGAGTATCTTTCGGGACGAACGGAAATCGACAGCATGGGCGGATCGCTGCAGATATTGCCTGCCCAGGCGATGGTTATCAGGTTCTCTTTCCAGTCCCGAAACCCTCCGCAACTTACCAGAACCGGCGGCGCCGGGTAAAGGACGTTGCCCGGTTTCCAACTGGTCTTTTCCTCCTTTTGTGATTTCCCCATCACCTTTCTCCCCGCTTGATTGCCCCTGTTATTCTTGTCAGCCATTAACATTTTAAGGCGAGCCAATTGCAAAACTATTTGTCATTCCCGAAAGCGGAGCTTAATGTACACAATGCTTCTATCGAAAATACGGTTTTTCAAGCAGTTAGAACCAGATTATGAACATTAAACTTCGTTTTCCCGCTTAAAATCATTGCGGGAATGACAGAATGTGAGAGTTTTGCAATTGCCTCAGGCGATTAAAACATAAATGACCGCTGCCCGCAAGAGGGTGCTGTTAGCGAACGGTTTTTTTGTTTGACATGCGGCAAAGCCACTACTATAGTAAACGTCGTTTTACAAGCTCGGGATTTATATTCGTCCCTTTCGTAAAACTTGGACGGTGATGTCATTTGCCTTGCGGCGTCAATGTTAAAAATTGAGGAGGATTCTGCTATGACAAAACTAATTTTGGCCATGGATAATATGGGCTTTGAACAGGCAAGGAATAAGGGCATCCTCTCGCTTTTGGCTGAAGCGCGTGAAGCTGGAATGATCTGGGGAGTCAAAATAAACGACATGCTCTACAGCGGTGATGCTGCGAAGATCATCGCCTCGCTCAACGGGAGTTTTCTTGATTCTTAACGTTTATCTTGAGGTTTTTTATGCCGGAGGCATTGAGTTACTACAGCACCAACCGCAATCTCGAAAATCAACCGGGCATTGTCCCGTTCAGGGGGATAGTTTCCTTTAGGGAGGCGCTTCTGATGGGACAGGCCCCCGATCAGGGGCTCTTTATGCCGGAACTTATTCCCTCAATTCCGCTTGAGCAGTTCAGGAATCTGAAAGGAAAGCCCTATCCGGAGGCGGCCATGTTGGTCGCGCTGGCCTTCCTTTCCCGCGAAATCAGTGAAGAAAGGCTGCGCCGGATAATCGATGAATCCTATAACTACCCGCTTCCCCTGGAAAACGTCTTCGCCCGTAAATACGTTATGCGCCTCGATCAGGGGCCGACTGCCTCCTTCAAGGACTTTGCCGCCCGGATGATGGCCCGCCTGATGAGTATCATGCGCGATCCCGGCAAAATACTGAACGTTCTGGTCGCCACGTCCGGCGATACGGGAAGCGCCGTAGGCGAGGCTTTTAAGGGAGTTGCGGGGATAGATGTCACTATTCTCTATCCGCGCAATGAGGTCAGCGGTCGACAAAAAAGGCAGTTGGACACGATCGGCGACAATGTCAAGGCGCTTTCGATGGATGGGAAATTCGACGACTGCCAGAATCTTGTTAAACAGGCCTTTTCCGATCCCGATTTGGAACCATTCCATCTTACCTCGGCTAACTCCATAAACTTCGGCAGAATCCTGCCCCAGATCGTCTATTACGTCTGGGCGTGGGCGCAGCTTTCCCGCGAGGGGGAACCGGCCGTTTTTTCCGTGCCTTCCGGCAACTTCGGCAACGCCCTGGGCTGTGAGTTTGCACGGCGGATGGGTCTTCCGGTCGAGAAGCTGGTTATGCCAACCAATGAAAATGACGAATTTCCCCGTTTTTTAGACACGGGCATTTATGAAAAGGTGTCACCTTCACTTGCCTGCATCTCAAACGCAATGAATGTTGGCCATCCCAGCAATCTTGCCCGTTTTTTTGAGTTGTACGGAGGAACCGTGGATCGAAACGGCATTGTGCATCGCCTTCCGAACGTGGAGGAAATGAGAAAAAACATCTATTCGGTCAGCATCTCCGATCGGGAAACCAGAAAGACCATCAAAAGGGTTTACGACCAGTACAAAGTGGTTCTCGAACCGCACGGCGCCGTAGGCTGGCGCGGCTTGGAGATATATCTCGAAATGTACGGCGACAAATCCCTGTGCGTAAGCCTGGAGACTGCCCATCCGGCGAAATTCCCCGATGAAATAGAAAAACTGCTGGGCGTTGTTCCCGAGCTTCCCCAGAGCATGAAGGACGTTGACAAAAGAACCGGCGAGCCGACGCCTTTATCCGCAGCCTACGATGATTTCAAAAAATATTTGACAAGACACCTGAAAAGCGGCGTTTGATCTTCCGCGCGGCAGTTACGATCCATTGAGCCTGCAACGCGGCAATGAGTCTCGAACACTGCTGATTTACTTTAGACGATTTTCAAAAGGATCAGCAACTTTTTACGGTTTTCGTCGGATAATTGCGTGCATTTCGACACATCCTCGTTGCCTTCCCTGAGTTGATTGGCAAACGCCATACACGTCAAATAACCGCATTCTTTGCAATTTGTCCGCGGCAGAAGTTTCAGGATATCCATCGCGCGGGGCGGCTCTCTCTTATCATAGCTTGGTTCGATCTGGCTTCTGTTTTGCCAAAGCTCGTTCATCATTTTTATCAGTTCTTCTATGAATTCAATTGCTTCTGCTCTGTCGGCAAAAGGGACCGCCAAAATTTGTCTTGCCCCTAAAGAGCATTTCCTGGTTTCATAATCGAAAACAATCGCCTCTGGATCGGGATAATAACGGGCCTTGGTGAATTTGGCATTAAGATAGGGAAATAAAGCCGCGATATCGTCGTCGAGATGCACCTTGGCGGTCCACTCATCCGCGCCTGGATTGCACCCGGGCTCCAGCAATTCCAAAGTGAAGTTGTTGATTAAATTTCTTGTCTCCGCTGTCTGATTTTCCATCTTCTCCTCCTGAATTGCAAACGTTTATTTCTGCCATTTGCTGAATGGATATCGGCCCAGGCTGGCGTTATAATAGCGATGATCGCCGGTAACCTCCTGCCCGATCCAGTTTGGTTTCAAAAACGCCTCGTCCTCTCTTTTCAGTTCGATTTCTGCCAAAATCAGCCCTTCATTTTCCCCTAAAAATTCATCCACCTCCCAAAGGTGGTTTTCAAACGAAATCTTATAGCGCCGCTTCTCGATGAGGGGCTTGTCGCAGAGGTTTTCCAGCATTTCCTCGGCATCGGCAAGCGCGATCTCGTATTCATATTCAGCCCGGGCCGTTCCGACTGTTTTTCCCTTCACCGTCAGATATCCCCGGCCACCGGCGGTTCTTACCCGTACCGTCCGTTTGTTGTCGCTGCAAAGGTAGCCTTGACGGTAACTCGTTCCCGCAGCGAGCTTTTTCCATTCATCGTTTATCAATAAAAATTTTCGCTCTATTTCCACCGCCATAAAATACCCTCACCCGCAATATTTATACGCTAATCTGTTTCCCCTTTTTCTTGACACGGAAACTGTCAAACCTTATACTCCGCCGCCGTGAAAAACAAGCCCGTTTTTAATGCGCATAACAATGCTGTCTTGAGGAAAGGAACGATAATGGTTGAGTTAATGCAGAATCAGGGGGTGCTTCTGATCAACGGCACTCATGTGATACCTTATAAAGATTGGTTAACTGCTGAAGATATAAAAATAATGGGGCATCAAATTCACGATGGTGCATCATCGCTCACCCGGGAAGAAGCCCTGAAAAAAACGATATCCTATGGCATACTCCTTAGTCATAATCAGGCGAAGGAGCAAAATAATCTAAAAATCCGTTTTGACGCGCTGGCCTCCCATGACATCACCTATGTGGGCATAATCCAGACCGCCCGGGCCAGCGGGCTGACAAGCTTTCCAGTTCCCTATGCGCTTACGAACTGTCACAACAGCCTCTGCGCCGTCGGCGGAACGATCAATGAAGACGACCACATCTTCGGCCTTTCCGCCGCCAGGAGATACGGCGGTTCTTTCATCCCTCCCCATCAGGCGGTCATTCACCAGTACGTTAGGGAGCAACTGGCCGGCTGCGGCAAAATGATCCTCTGCTCGGACAGTCACACCCGATACGGGGCGCTCGGAACAATGGGAATTGGCGAAGGCGGCCCGGAACTGGTGAAGCAGCTTCTGAATCAGACCTATGACATCGCCATGCCGAAGGTGGTTGCCGTACTGCTCAAGGGAAAGGTTCGGCCGGGGGTAGGGCCGCAGGACTTGGCGCTGGCGATTATCCGGGCCGTCTTCAAAAATGGTTTTGTCAATAACCGGATCATGGAATTCGTCGGCCCCGGCATCAAGAATCTTTCCATTGATTTCCGCAACGGCATAGACGTC includes these proteins:
- a CDS encoding CYTH domain-containing protein: MAVEIERKFLLINDEWKKLAAGTSYRQGYLCSDNKRTVRVRTAGGRGYLTVKGKTVGTARAEYEYEIALADAEEMLENLCDKPLIEKRRYKISFENHLWEVDEFLGENEGLILAEIELKREDEAFLKPNWIGQEVTGDHRYYNASLGRYPFSKWQK
- the thrC gene encoding threonine synthase; amino-acid sequence: MPEALSYYSTNRNLENQPGIVPFRGIVSFREALLMGQAPDQGLFMPELIPSIPLEQFRNLKGKPYPEAAMLVALAFLSREISEERLRRIIDESYNYPLPLENVFARKYVMRLDQGPTASFKDFAARMMARLMSIMRDPGKILNVLVATSGDTGSAVGEAFKGVAGIDVTILYPRNEVSGRQKRQLDTIGDNVKALSMDGKFDDCQNLVKQAFSDPDLEPFHLTSANSINFGRILPQIVYYVWAWAQLSREGEPAVFSVPSGNFGNALGCEFARRMGLPVEKLVMPTNENDEFPRFLDTGIYEKVSPSLACISNAMNVGHPSNLARFFELYGGTVDRNGIVHRLPNVEEMRKNIYSVSISDRETRKTIKRVYDQYKVVLEPHGAVGWRGLEIYLEMYGDKSLCVSLETAHPAKFPDEIEKLLGVVPELPQSMKDVDKRTGEPTPLSAAYDDFKKYLTRHLKSGV
- a CDS encoding flavin reductase family protein, whose product is MGKSQKEEKTSWKPGNVLYPAPPVLVSCGGFRDWKENLITIAWAGNICSDPPMLSISVRPERYSYEIIRTTGEFVVNVPSLKLARAVDWCGVVSGRDEDKFAGAGLTSQRALRVRAPIVSECPINIECIVNKSLELGSHTLFMAEVVAVQVSTGLIDGKGKFHIEKSGLLSFVHGQYFALGRRLGGFGFSVRKGFRKAKQ